A region of Natribaculum luteum DNA encodes the following proteins:
- a CDS encoding ZIP family metal transporter, which translates to MVAFSTEFYWIAGFALVAALVNSAGIVAIFRYREWAERNLTYFMCFAAGVLVSTPLLLALPNALANSPNAGFSALVGFLFMFFSNKLIRYRTRQETLAFGVTAAEGIGIHSLVDGVVYTVTFSISLLTGILAGTGLVVHEFAEGAITYLVLLKGDVTERTAAIYAFFVAALTTPIGAFVAYPLVSRLGESELGLMLGFVAGVLLYVSASHLLPEASSHEKKHSTIALVAGIALSLFIVFSRTA; encoded by the coding sequence ATGGTAGCGTTTTCGACTGAGTTCTACTGGATAGCGGGGTTCGCCCTCGTCGCAGCGCTCGTGAACAGCGCGGGAATCGTCGCCATCTTCCGATACCGAGAGTGGGCGGAACGAAACCTCACCTACTTCATGTGTTTTGCCGCCGGCGTCCTCGTCTCGACGCCGTTGCTGCTCGCGCTACCGAACGCGCTGGCGAACAGTCCGAACGCGGGATTCAGCGCGCTGGTGGGATTTCTGTTCATGTTCTTCTCGAACAAGCTAATCAGGTATCGAACCAGACAGGAGACGCTCGCGTTCGGCGTGACGGCGGCGGAAGGGATCGGCATCCACTCGCTGGTCGACGGGGTGGTGTACACGGTCACCTTCAGCATCTCCCTCCTGACCGGCATCCTGGCGGGGACCGGGCTGGTCGTCCACGAGTTCGCCGAAGGGGCCATCACGTATCTCGTCCTGTTAAAAGGGGACGTGACGGAACGAACGGCAGCGATATACGCGTTTTTCGTCGCCGCGCTGACGACGCCGATCGGGGCGTTCGTCGCCTACCCGCTGGTGAGCAGGCTGGGGGAGAGCGAACTGGGGCTCATGCTCGGGTTCGTCGCGGGCGTCCTGCTCTACGTCTCCGCGTCCCACCTGCTCCCCGAAGCGAGTTCACACGAGAAGAAACACTCGACTATCGCCCTCGTCGCTGGCATCGCCCTGTCGCTTTTCATCGTGTTCTCGCGGACGGCGTGA
- a CDS encoding Lrp/AsnC family transcriptional regulator, whose amino-acid sequence MDEKDIRILKAIAAEGINSPDKLQEATGIPKSTIHYRLNQLREEGILENDIMDMNLEKIGLSITLISEVWAEFKEGYHDRVGEKLADIEGVNQVYFTMGDTDFVVISHVTSRQMVESLVEDYEAIDEIRRTSSKFVITTVKDEPRPINDFEFETLEEALTDD is encoded by the coding sequence ATGGACGAAAAGGACATCCGTATTCTCAAGGCGATCGCAGCGGAAGGAATCAACAGCCCCGACAAACTCCAGGAGGCGACTGGTATCCCGAAGTCGACGATCCACTATCGCCTCAACCAGCTTCGAGAGGAAGGGATCTTAGAGAACGACATCATGGACATGAACCTCGAGAAGATCGGCCTCTCGATCACGCTGATCTCCGAGGTGTGGGCGGAGTTCAAGGAAGGGTACCACGATCGCGTCGGCGAGAAACTCGCCGACATCGAGGGTGTCAACCAGGTCTACTTCACGATGGGAGATACGGACTTCGTCGTGATCTCTCACGTAACCAGCCGCCAGATGGTCGAATCGCTCGTCGAGGACTACGAAGCGATCGACGAGATTCGACGGACCAGTTCGAAGTTCGTGATCACGACCGTCAAAGACGAACCGCGTCCGATCAACGACTTCGAGTTCGAGACACTCGAGGAGGCGCTCACCGACGACTAG
- a CDS encoding aspartate aminotransferase family protein: MADQQPITDIHFDDAPRVETKIPGPNSQELLERQREIDSNAVAYPKTIPIAIEEAKGATLRDADGNTFLDFFAGIGVLNVGHSNPYVLEAVQEQTEKVVHTVDFPTEARLDLIEKLNEIAPGALPDNNRVVFGGPTGSDAIEATIKLAKYNTGGDGLIAFRGAYHGGSAGALSLTAGKKYKEDYAPLLSNVHHVPYPYPQQQGVSPDEAREMALNNVRELLEDPYSGMANPAGIWVEPIQGEGGIVTPPEGFLPGLKEIANDNGIPLIVDEIQTGFGRTGQWFASDLYDVTPDVMPMAKAIGGIGLPLSGTMYHEDLDTWDAGGHVGTYRGNAPAMIGGVRAIEYIQDNDLLAHARDVGEYMRDQLRAVGDETDLLVDVRGRGMFTGAELAGDDDRTGKELVKDVQQYCYEHGVLVWSAGRRGNVLRLIPPLVLTQEQAEIGMEIVTDAIREQV, from the coding sequence ATGGCCGACCAGCAACCGATAACCGATATCCACTTCGACGACGCACCTCGCGTCGAGACGAAAATTCCCGGACCGAACTCCCAGGAGTTACTCGAGCGACAGCGAGAGATCGACAGCAACGCCGTCGCGTACCCGAAGACGATCCCGATCGCGATCGAAGAGGCCAAGGGAGCGACGCTGCGCGACGCCGACGGGAACACGTTTCTCGACTTTTTCGCCGGTATCGGCGTCCTGAACGTTGGCCACTCGAATCCGTACGTCCTCGAGGCGGTCCAGGAACAGACCGAGAAGGTCGTCCACACCGTCGACTTTCCGACGGAAGCGCGACTCGACCTCATCGAGAAGCTAAACGAGATCGCACCCGGAGCACTGCCGGACAACAACCGCGTCGTCTTCGGTGGCCCGACCGGCAGCGACGCCATCGAGGCGACGATCAAACTCGCCAAGTACAACACCGGCGGCGACGGTCTCATCGCCTTCCGCGGCGCGTACCACGGCGGGAGCGCGGGCGCGCTGAGTCTCACAGCCGGCAAGAAGTACAAAGAAGACTACGCACCGCTGCTGTCGAACGTCCACCACGTTCCCTACCCCTACCCACAGCAGCAGGGGGTGTCACCCGACGAGGCCCGTGAGATGGCACTGAACAACGTCCGAGAACTGCTCGAGGATCCCTACAGCGGCATGGCCAACCCGGCCGGCATCTGGGTCGAGCCGATTCAGGGCGAAGGCGGGATCGTGACGCCGCCAGAGGGATTCCTCCCGGGACTGAAAGAGATCGCCAACGACAACGGAATTCCACTCATCGTCGACGAGATCCAGACTGGATTTGGACGAACTGGCCAGTGGTTCGCAAGCGACCTGTACGACGTCACCCCGGACGTGATGCCGATGGCCAAAGCGATCGGCGGCATCGGCCTGCCGCTGTCGGGGACGATGTACCACGAGGACCTCGACACGTGGGATGCGGGTGGTCACGTCGGCACCTACCGCGGGAACGCACCCGCGATGATCGGCGGTGTCCGCGCGATCGAGTACATCCAGGACAACGACCTCCTCGCTCACGCACGAGACGTCGGCGAGTACATGCGCGACCAACTGCGTGCGGTCGGCGACGAGACGGACCTCCTCGTCGACGTGCGCGGTCGCGGCATGTTCACCGGCGCGGAACTCGCCGGCGACGACGACCGAACCGGGAAGGAACTGGTCAAAGACGTCCAGCAGTACTGTTACGAACACGGCGTGCTCGTCTGGTCTGCCGGCCGCCGCGGGAACGTCCTCCGGCTGATCCCGCCGCTCGTCCTGACTCAAGAACAGGCCGAAATCGGCATGGAGATCGTCACCGACGCGATTCGAGAACAGGTCTAG